In the genome of Ignavibacteriota bacterium, the window TGGACGGCGGCGTGCCGGTGAAACACACCTTCGTCTTCAAAAACACCTGCACGAGCGTGGTGGAAATCGATCAGGTGCGCGCGAGCTGCGGGTGCACGGCGGCCGTGATCAGCGAGAAGTCGGTGAAGCCCGGCGGCGAGGCCAAAATCGACGTCACGTTTACGCCGCCCAACGGCACGCGCGGAACCGTGAGCAAGACGGTAAGTGTGTACCTGAAGGACGCCACGGAGGCGCACACGACGCTGCGTTTCTCGGCCGAAGTGAAAAGCTATTACGACATCGAGCCGCGGAGCTTCCAGCTCCAGGGCGCCGAGGTGGGCGCGCCCGTCAACGCGCGGGTGACCATGAAAAACACCGGAGAAAAGGATCTGGATGTCCGCAACCTGGTGCTCAGCGTCACCTCGTACAAGGATACGGTGATTTCGGGACGCAAGAGCAACATCGCCCTCG includes:
- a CDS encoding DUF1573 domain-containing protein, which translates into the protein MNRYIRYAALIFTVCAMAHAQTPAKPSAQECFKAVESDYNFGKVDGGVPVKHTFVFKNTCTSVVEIDQVRASCGCTAAVISEKSVKPGGEAKIDVTFTPPNGTRGTVSKTVSVYLKDATEAHTTLRFSAEVKSYYDIEPRSFQLQGAEVGAPVNARVTMKNTGEKDLDVRNLVLSVTSYKDTVISGRKSNIALVSSGTILTPTSFTLKPGETRPLEIQVTPQYPGQILGSLRISTLTAEESVPITGVVQQPFIRR